GTGCTCCTGCGGCAATTCTTCGGGCTCCTGGTCGGGCAATACCTTTTTGATGTTCGTGTAGAAATTATCCCACTGTGGCCCAGTCATGCCGCGGCCGAAGTCGTGAAAATCGTCGACTATCAGAAAGCCGCCGCGTTCAAGGTAAAGCCGAAGGTTTTCCGCCTCTTCGTCGTCCAGATACCAGTAGCCGGGTTCTGTTATGTAGAGTACCGGGTACTGAAAGATGTTATCATCTTCGAGCGTGAGGACAATAGGTTCACCGCCGAGTGGGATTCGGGTTGTACGGTCGATTGCCTGGTGGAGGTTAAAATCGGCTGCCGGCCAATCTGTTGCCCATGCATTGCTGCGCCATCGCCCCCATCTGCTGCCCTCTCCGCCTGTGTTGCTCTCATACTTTACCCGAACGAAGCGAAAGCTTTCACCAGCAACAATGGGTGGTGCCTGCGCGCCAGCATGGGCAATCGGAATGAAGCATATAAACAAAAGAAGCAATCGCATGAGGGTCCGGATTTATGAACCGAAGGCACCCATTACCCACCAGAACGCTTCACGGTATATCCCTGCCCTTCGAAAAACTTGACGAGTTTGTCCCGGTGTTCTCCCTGAATTTCTATGGCGCCGTCTTTTACTGTACCCCCGCTACCACAAAGTTGTTTGCATTTTTTTGCAACATCTTTCATTTCATTTGGCGAAAGCGGCAATCCGGTGATGATGGTCACACCTTTTCCCTTTCGCCCCTTCGTTTGCCGGCCTACGCGAACTACACCATCCGTTTTGGCGCGTTTGGCATTTTGCTTGTCGCGGCAGACACAGGCTGTCTTCGGACGATCACATTTGGGGCACATACGGCCGTGGGCCGTGGAATAGACGAGGTTGCTCACAATTCAAACAATCGGTGTTACAAGGTCCATCTCTTACCAGAACAACCTGTACAGGTTGCGCAGTAACAAGCCGGCTTAGCGCATGTCGCTGTAGTACTGGCTCAGGCCGAGCAATATTAACACAGGAAAAGCAAGATGCATGACAGACCAGAATCCGCCGACCATCAGGGCAACCTGTACCAGCGCAAACTTTACGGCATACAGCACAACCCCCCACTTCTTCATATTCCAAACGCCCTGAATGGCCTTGATTTGAATACCCGACATG
This Bacteroidota bacterium DNA region includes the following protein-coding sequences:
- a CDS encoding DUF4159 domain-containing protein; the encoded protein is MRLLLLFICFIPIAHAGAQAPPIVAGESFRFVRVKYESNTGGEGSRWGRWRSNAWATDWPAADFNLHQAIDRTTRIPLGGEPIVLTLEDDNIFQYPVLYITEPGYWYLDDEEAENLRLYLERGGFLIVDDFHDFGRGMTGPQWDNFYTNIKKVLPDQEPEELPQEHPIWSIFYDVDPLAAVSTKRGNWAIDDDVYYAMYDKRGRMVVVICYNQDIGDGWEWPGRNLGEASTVSFQMAINFIMYALSH
- a CDS encoding translation initiation factor Sui1 gives rise to the protein MSNLVYSTAHGRMCPKCDRPKTACVCRDKQNAKRAKTDGVVRVGRQTKGRKGKGVTIITGLPLSPNEMKDVAKKCKQLCGSGGTVKDGAIEIQGEHRDKLVKFFEGQGYTVKRSGG